The Ailuropoda melanoleuca isolate Jingjing unplaced genomic scaffold, ASM200744v2 unplaced-scaffold40472, whole genome shotgun sequence genomic sequence ATGAGATCTTCTACACAGATGATACCGCACTTCTCAAGCTGGTTCTCAATTAGAGAGTTGTCAGTCATGGGAATGCGCTGTTTTTTAATCTTCAGGTAACCCCTCTTGTAGATCAGCTCACGTACAGACTTCAGGTTAGGATACCCCCATGCAATGTAGGGTTCCACAATCTTCAGCATATTGATGGAGGCCTTATTGAGCTTCACAAAAGTTCCATTGAAAATCTGTCGCAGACGAAGAAGCTGCAAGACTTTACGCACCTTAGGACTAACTCCATTGATACCTCGGATTCTGATAACAAAAGCGAGTTTTGGTTGAGCGGGCACATAGTAATTTCCAGCCTTGCGAGCCATTCTGTTCATTCGAATTTCACTTCTGTACATTTGTCTGTACTCCTTGT encodes the following:
- the LOC117799017 gene encoding 60S ribosomal protein L7-like, which codes for MAGTEGKKLPSVPESLVKKRKSFAAMKASRIKKTLALKKLRKSKRKLIYKRAEYYHKEYRQMYRSEIRMNRMARKAGNYYVPAQPKLAFVIRIRGINGVSPKVRKVLQLLRLRQIFNGTFVKLNKASINMLKIVEPYIAWGYPNLKSVRELIYKRGYLKIKKQRIPMTDNSLIENQLEKCGIICVED